A genomic region of Verrucomicrobiota bacterium contains the following coding sequences:
- a CDS encoding type II toxin-antitoxin system HicA family toxin, whose product MPKFTPQDWQTLEAVFLAAGFRFARQEGSHRSYVRSGTARPVVIPAYREVPVFIIRNNLKTAGLSRDAYFTLLNKV is encoded by the coding sequence ATGCCGAAGTTCACGCCCCAAGACTGGCAAACCCTCGAGGCCGTTTTTCTGGCGGCTGGGTTTCGTTTCGCGCGCCAGGAAGGCAGTCACCGTTCCTATGTCCGGTCCGGGACCGCTCGCCCGGTAGTAATACCCGCCTATCGCGAGGTCCCCGTTTTTATCATCCGCAACAATCTTAAAACCGCCGGGTTGTCGCGCGACGCGTATTTCACCCTGCTGAACAAGGTGTAA